From a single Nicotiana tabacum cultivar K326 chromosome 8, ASM71507v2, whole genome shotgun sequence genomic region:
- the LOC142163284 gene encoding uncharacterized protein LOC142163284 — protein sequence MVLENVYKFREVVTRYTIERGCELEKITNDKNRVRHNCNKTNTNSMCNTKYLAKYYKSRIISQSCIKGWEMQDLAREDLGLYAGKKFCLKARKQVLKEVMSDHVKEFGRIYDYRDVLLQSNPGNTCVVKVTDSEDGNKLFHSFYIFFAAMKRGFIEGCRKCIGILKSNLEINDEGAEFTIISDMENGLYSAVQKYLPECEHRMCARHILANWQQKWKGIERKNGFWSCARSTYEAKLKANLDKLSKLGHKIYKDLVNYNPEKWNKAMFRTSSKCDNVDNNMAKSFNAWVLGPRHKTIISMLEEIKIKVMNRFTKVRAFADTWNEGISPMEMCWLQMWRSV from the exons ATGGTCCTTGAAAATGTATATAAGTTTAGGGAAGTTGTCACCAGGTATACAATAGAAAGAGGATGTGAGCTCGAGAAGATTACAAATGATAAAAACAGAGTTAG GCATAACTGCAACAAGACCAACACAAATTCAATGTGCAATACCAAGTATCTTGCAAAGTACTATAAAAGTAGGATAATTTCACAGTCGTGCATAAAGGGTTGGGAGATGCAAGATTTGGCAAGGGAGGATTTGGGTTTATATGCTGGAAAAAAATTTTGTTTGAAAGCTAGGAAACAAGTATTGAAAGAAGTGATGAGTGATCATGTGAAGGAGTTTGGCAGGATTTATGATTATAGAGATGTGCTCCTTCAATCAAATCCAGGGAATACATGTGTGGTAAAAGTGACAGATTCTGAAGATGGAAATAAATTATTTCACTCCTTCTACATTTTCTTTGCAGCAATGAAAAGGGGATTTATTGAAGGGTGTAGAAAATGTATTGG GATATTGAAGTCTAATTTGGAGATCAATGATGAAGGAGCAGAATTCACAATCATTAGTGATATGGAAAAT GGTTTATATTCAGCAGTTCAAAAATATCTTCCTGAATGTGAGCATAGAATGTGTGCAAGACATATTCTAGCTAATTGGCAACAGAAATGGAAGGGTATTGAGAGAAAAAATGGGTTTTGGAGCTGTGCAAGATCAACTTATGAAGCTAAACTTAAAGCAAACTTGGACAAGCTAAGTAAGTTAGGTCACAAGATATATAAAGACTTGGTAAACTACaatcctgagaaatggaacaaaGCAATGTTTAGAACTTCTTCCAAGTGTGACAATGTGGATAATAACATGGCTAAAAGCTTCAATGCTTGGGTTTTGGGTCCTAGGCACAAGACAATTATTAGCATGCTTGAAGAAATTAAGATAAAGGTAATGAATAGGTTCACCAAAGTGAGGGCATTTGCAGATACTTGGAATGAAGGTATATCACCAATGGAAATGTGTTGGTTACAAATGTGGAGAAGTGTATGA